A single window of Solea solea chromosome 9, fSolSol10.1, whole genome shotgun sequence DNA harbors:
- the LOC131465981 gene encoding protein SPO16 homolog isoform X1 codes for MTAPWKATVIVSATLQNHNISSMLTAQQHRIRSSDSVEHGAFIFPLSGIAFLLLDTQDVPEHFEESGLTERINKFVQVHRNSFLLLFAPFIGKKELIILSEIQCRFFGTNLRILPVRNNTEVVKGMLTIAKATSKPHVDSMCDRMSLAQAHVVENSPVWEMLRDIQLS; via the exons atgacTGCTCCGTGGAAAGCAACCGTCATAGTCAGCGCCACACTACAG AACCACAACATTAGCAGCATGCTAACAGCACAGCAGCATCGTATCAGGTCCTCAGACAGCGTGGAGCACGGAGCCTTTATTTTCCCTCTGTCAG GAATTGCATTTCTATTGTTGGACACTCAGGACGTCCCCGAGCATTTTGAGGAGTCAGGACTCACTGAGAGGATCAACAAGTTTGTGCAAGTTCACCGGAACAGCTTTCTTCTTCTATTTGCTCCTTTTATTGGGAAAAAAGAGCTGATAATACTGTCAGAGATTCAATGCAg ATTCTTTGGCACTAATCTCAGGATTCTGCCCGTACGAAACAACACTGAGGTTGTCAAAGGAATGCTAACAATCGCCAAG GCCACCAGTAAGCCCCATGTGGACAGTATGTGTGACCGCATGTCTCTGGCTCAGGCTCACGTGGTTGAAAACAGTCCAGTGTGGGAGATGCTCAGAGACATCCAGCTCAGTTGA
- the LOC131465981 gene encoding protein SPO16 homolog isoform X2, whose protein sequence is MTAPWKATVIVSATLQNHNISSMLTAQQHRIRSSDSVEHGAFIFPLSGIAFLLLDTQDVPEHFEESGLTERINKFVFFGTNLRILPVRNNTEVVKGMLTIAKATSKPHVDSMCDRMSLAQAHVVENSPVWEMLRDIQLS, encoded by the exons atgacTGCTCCGTGGAAAGCAACCGTCATAGTCAGCGCCACACTACAG AACCACAACATTAGCAGCATGCTAACAGCACAGCAGCATCGTATCAGGTCCTCAGACAGCGTGGAGCACGGAGCCTTTATTTTCCCTCTGTCAG GAATTGCATTTCTATTGTTGGACACTCAGGACGTCCCCGAGCATTTTGAGGAGTCAGGACTCACTGAGAGGATCAACAAGTTTGT ATTCTTTGGCACTAATCTCAGGATTCTGCCCGTACGAAACAACACTGAGGTTGTCAAAGGAATGCTAACAATCGCCAAG GCCACCAGTAAGCCCCATGTGGACAGTATGTGTGACCGCATGTCTCTGGCTCAGGCTCACGTGGTTGAAAACAGTCCAGTGTGGGAGATGCTCAGAGACATCCAGCTCAGTTGA